In one window of Holophagales bacterium DNA:
- a CDS encoding TonB C-terminal domain-containing protein, whose amino-acid sequence MTVSEILEERIRRPDAPHGLATALSLAAHATFVVFLVLISQPRKLTTAPLVSLPVRVVSPGALARLSARPARAPAEAPRRPVIEKIREEAPVPSKQALPLPDKGKKPKDARPAPAPRPAAATSSPRPAADGSAVDLPSAGAGLGGDGAPGLTDFGASVSGFDADFPFAYYAEQLQALIGANWLKPDAPAGTVCVVTFRIQRSGQVTDVKVETPSGLAFYDRAASRSIYSANPLPPLPPEFQRDELGVHIRFQ is encoded by the coding sequence GTGACGGTTTCCGAGATCCTGGAAGAGAGGATCCGGCGTCCCGACGCACCGCACGGTCTCGCGACGGCGCTCTCGCTGGCGGCCCACGCCACCTTCGTGGTCTTCCTCGTCCTCATCTCGCAACCGAGAAAGCTGACGACGGCACCCCTCGTCTCGCTTCCGGTCCGGGTCGTCTCCCCGGGAGCGCTCGCCCGGCTGTCGGCCCGGCCGGCCCGAGCCCCCGCCGAGGCGCCCCGGCGTCCCGTCATCGAGAAGATCCGCGAGGAAGCACCCGTGCCCTCGAAGCAAGCGCTCCCCTTGCCGGATAAGGGGAAGAAGCCGAAAGACGCCCGGCCGGCACCCGCACCCCGGCCGGCAGCGGCGACGTCGTCACCCCGGCCCGCAGCCGACGGCTCCGCCGTCGACCTCCCGTCCGCCGGCGCCGGGCTGGGGGGCGACGGAGCACCGGGACTGACCGATTTCGGCGCGTCCGTGTCCGGCTTCGACGCCGACTTCCCATTCGCCTACTACGCCGAACAGCTCCAGGCTCTCATCGGAGCCAACTGGCTCAAGCCCGACGCCCCGGCCGGCACGGTCTGCGTCGTGACCTTCCGGATCCAGCGCTCGGGCCAGGTGACCGATGTGAAGGTCGAGACTCCTTCCGGCCTCGCCTTCTACGACCGGGCCGCTTCCCGCTCGATCTACTCCGCAAACCCGCTCCCTCCCCTTCCGCCGGAGTTCCAGCGGGACGAGCTGGGGGTCCACATCCGCTTCCAGTGA
- a CDS encoding ABC transporter permease: protein MSLTRSARRRLLVLALFPLVALMAPLLARERPKDATALERLATLVPFDPDATDLDARLQPPGADHYLGTDDLGRDVLARLLHGARVSVPVGFAAAALALAVGTLLGGAAGALGAGTDRPVLFVTGVVQAFPALVLVAAGAALAPPSAWTAALLIALTGWPEVARLVRAEALRLSRSPHVEAARAAGASRARVVFVHVLPGAVAPALAIVPYALGGAVLLEASLSFLGLGAPPPAASWGRALADARESLTSAWWCVVPPALALFLLVLSARKLGEALSESR from the coding sequence GTGAGCCTCACCCGCTCCGCGAGGCGGAGGCTCCTCGTCCTGGCCCTCTTCCCGCTCGTGGCGCTCATGGCGCCGCTCCTCGCCCGGGAGAGGCCGAAGGACGCGACGGCGCTCGAGAGGCTCGCGACACTCGTCCCGTTCGATCCCGACGCCACCGACCTCGACGCGCGCCTGCAGCCGCCGGGCGCCGACCACTACCTCGGGACCGACGACCTCGGCCGGGACGTCCTCGCGAGGCTTCTCCACGGAGCCCGCGTCTCCGTGCCGGTCGGCTTCGCGGCGGCCGCCCTCGCTCTCGCGGTCGGGACCCTCCTGGGCGGCGCAGCCGGGGCTCTCGGCGCGGGCACCGACCGGCCCGTCCTCTTCGTCACGGGGGTGGTCCAGGCCTTTCCGGCCCTCGTGCTCGTCGCGGCCGGCGCGGCCCTCGCTCCGCCCTCGGCGTGGACGGCCGCGCTTCTCATCGCCCTCACCGGGTGGCCCGAGGTGGCCCGCCTCGTCCGCGCCGAGGCGCTGCGCCTCTCGCGGTCGCCGCACGTCGAGGCGGCGCGTGCGGCGGGCGCTTCCCGCGCGAGGGTCGTCTTCGTCCACGTCCTTCCGGGGGCCGTCGCTCCCGCCCTCGCAATCGTTCCCTACGCCCTCGGCGGGGCCGTCCTCCTCGAGGCTTCGCTTTCGTTTCTCGGGCTCGGGGCGCCCCCGCCGGCGGCCTCCTGGGGACGGGCCCTCGCCGATGCCCGCGAGAGCCTGACGAGCGCCTGGTGGTGCGTGGTGCCGCCCGCCCTCGCGCTCTTCCTCCTCGTCCTCTCGGCGCGCAAGCTCGGCGAGGCGCTTTCCGAAAGCCGCTAG
- the coaD gene encoding pantetheine-phosphate adenylyltransferase gives MRIAVYPGSFDPMTNGHVDLVRRGCHIFDRVLVAVLCNTEKSPLFTVEERVGMVRDVFRREPRVKVKAFSGLLINFLKTEKTNTVLRGLRVVSDFEYEFQMALMNRRLDPDVETVFLTPKEELSYLSSRLVKEVHRLGGDVSGLVPPLVYKALRKKLPNGAPGA, from the coding sequence ATGCGAATCGCCGTCTACCCGGGCTCGTTCGACCCGATGACGAACGGGCACGTCGACCTCGTCCGTCGCGGGTGCCACATCTTCGACCGCGTCCTGGTGGCCGTCCTGTGCAACACCGAGAAGTCGCCGCTCTTCACCGTCGAGGAGCGGGTGGGAATGGTGCGGGACGTTTTCCGTCGCGAGCCGCGCGTGAAGGTGAAGGCGTTCTCCGGCCTGCTCATCAACTTCCTGAAGACCGAGAAGACGAACACCGTCCTGCGCGGCCTTCGCGTCGTCTCCGACTTCGAGTACGAGTTCCAGATGGCGCTCATGAACCGTCGCCTCGACCCCGACGTGGAGACGGTCTTCCTGACCCCGAAGGAAGAGCTCTCGTACCTCTCGAGCCGGCTCGTCAAGGAGGTCCACCGGCTCGGCGGGGACGTCTCCGGGCTCGTTCCCCCGCTCGTTTACAAGGCTCTGAGAAAGAAGCTGCCGAACGGCGCCCCGGGCGCCTGA
- a CDS encoding MotA/TolQ/ExbB proton channel family protein, whose product MTEAGNANIVQLFLTAGWTARAVLVVLALFSLGSWAVIVGKLWSFSRAASHSTRFLAHFRKSRKFADVLGVCDQYPSSPLVGLFRAGYAELDAQVRAGRDVAPSDSGRLFVKSLPAIERALERAAGVETNHLTKRLPFLATTASATPFIGLFGTVWGILGAFRQIGITGSTSIVTVAPGIAEALVNTAAGLVAAVPALIAYNYFNGQVRITRSEMRDFALEFLNLAERHFT is encoded by the coding sequence ATGACGGAAGCCGGCAACGCCAACATCGTTCAGCTGTTCCTCACGGCGGGGTGGACGGCGCGGGCCGTCCTGGTGGTTCTCGCCCTCTTTTCCCTGGGGTCCTGGGCGGTCATCGTCGGAAAGCTCTGGAGTTTCTCACGGGCCGCCTCCCACTCGACGCGGTTCCTGGCCCACTTCCGGAAGAGCCGCAAGTTCGCTGACGTCCTCGGTGTCTGCGACCAGTACCCCAGCAGCCCCCTCGTCGGGCTCTTCCGCGCCGGCTACGCCGAGCTGGACGCCCAGGTGAGGGCGGGCCGGGACGTCGCCCCGTCGGACTCCGGCCGCCTGTTCGTCAAGAGCCTCCCTGCGATCGAGCGGGCACTCGAGCGGGCCGCCGGAGTCGAGACGAACCATCTGACGAAGCGGCTCCCGTTCCTGGCCACCACGGCTTCGGCCACGCCGTTCATCGGACTTTTCGGGACCGTCTGGGGAATCCTCGGTGCCTTCCGGCAGATCGGCATCACCGGCTCGACCTCCATCGTCACCGTCGCCCCGGGCATTGCCGAGGCCCTGGTCAACACCGCCGCGGGCCTCGTCGCCGCCGTACCGGCCCTGATCGCCTACAACTACTTCAACGGCCAGGTCCGGATCACCCGCTCCGAGATGCGGGACTTCGCCCTGGAGTTTCTGAACCTCGCCGAGCGCCACTTCACCTGA
- a CDS encoding ABC transporter permease produces MARFLSRRVLASAGTLLGVLVAVFLLLSAAPGDPARLTLIGHGPIGARSPEALEAFRQLHGLDRPLPARLVTWLGAAARLDLGRSFRDGRPVTERIAETLPATLTVNALALLLAALVAVPLGVAAARRPGKAVDRVSGFVLDALYSLPSFALGLLLLLLFAVELRWAPIFADLSLGLPGIALPVVTLALVALAPIARVTRRTVGEALASTAALSGRARGESPREETLRALRRAAPAFAGLGAALVPQLVAGSVLVERVFGLPGTGQLLADSVFSRDLPTVLGLTLASGLAVVAATLAADTFAALADPRIAEGEES; encoded by the coding sequence GTGGCCCGGTTCCTCTCGCGGCGCGTCCTCGCCTCCGCCGGAACGCTCCTCGGCGTCCTCGTCGCCGTGTTCCTCCTCCTTTCTGCGGCTCCGGGTGACCCGGCCCGCCTGACCCTGATCGGGCACGGACCGATCGGCGCGCGGTCGCCCGAGGCGCTGGAGGCGTTTCGGCAGCTCCACGGACTCGACCGTCCGCTCCCCGCCCGCCTCGTCACGTGGCTCGGCGCTGCGGCGCGGCTCGACCTGGGACGATCGTTCCGCGACGGGCGTCCCGTGACGGAGCGGATCGCCGAAACGCTTCCGGCGACGCTCACGGTGAACGCCCTTGCGCTGCTCCTCGCGGCTCTCGTCGCGGTGCCGCTCGGCGTTGCTGCCGCGCGACGACCCGGGAAAGCCGTGGACCGCGTCTCGGGGTTCGTCCTCGACGCGCTCTACTCGCTTCCGAGCTTCGCCCTCGGGCTCCTCCTCCTGCTTCTCTTCGCGGTCGAGCTGAGGTGGGCCCCGATCTTCGCCGACCTGTCCCTCGGTCTGCCGGGCATCGCTCTCCCGGTGGTCACGCTCGCCCTCGTGGCACTCGCCCCGATCGCCCGCGTCACGCGCCGTACGGTGGGGGAGGCGCTCGCGTCGACCGCGGCCCTCTCCGGCAGGGCCCGGGGCGAATCGCCGCGCGAGGAGACGCTCCGCGCCCTGCGGCGCGCAGCACCCGCTTTCGCGGGTCTCGGTGCTGCCCTCGTCCCGCAGCTCGTCGCGGGGTCGGTCCTCGTGGAGAGGGTCTTCGGTCTTCCGGGCACCGGGCAGCTTCTCGCCGATTCGGTCTTCTCGAGAGATCTCCCGACCGTCCTCGGCCTGACGCTGGCGTCGGGGCTCGCCGTCGTCGCCGCGACGCTCGCCGCCGACACCTTCGCCGCGCTCGCCGATCCGCGGATCGCCGAAGGTGAGGAGTCGTGA
- a CDS encoding chemotaxis protein CheB, giving the protein MREAVNGAEAVPGVVWLAPGGGHLEFVRHQSERLFLNVAPNGPSMRWCPSADVLFASAASSFGARLVAVVLTGMGDDGAEGSRAIAAAGGTVLCESRESAVIAGMPDAAARAVPEAGRFALSRLPAEVDRRLSNASRAPG; this is encoded by the coding sequence GTGCGCGAGGCCGTGAACGGCGCGGAGGCGGTGCCGGGCGTCGTCTGGCTCGCGCCGGGAGGCGGCCACCTCGAGTTCGTCCGCCACCAGAGCGAGCGCCTCTTCCTGAACGTCGCACCGAACGGCCCTTCGATGAGGTGGTGCCCTTCGGCCGACGTTCTCTTCGCCTCCGCCGCGTCGTCCTTCGGCGCACGCCTCGTCGCGGTCGTCCTGACCGGCATGGGGGATGACGGGGCCGAGGGCAGCCGCGCGATCGCCGCCGCCGGAGGGACGGTCCTCTGCGAGTCCCGCGAGTCGGCCGTGATCGCCGGTATGCCGGACGCGGCCGCGCGCGCCGTTCCGGAGGCCGGCCGTTTCGCGCTGTCGCGGCTCCCGGCCGAGGTCGACCGGCGCCTTTCCAACGCTTCGCGCGCCCCGGGGTAG
- a CDS encoding LptE family protein, whose translation MKRRALLGALLAVAVEGCGYALVGTGRGILPEGTSSVFVESFANDTPRVGLEQRLTDAVLRELAGRARLSPVSDRSTADVEISGRILSYQVNPVRFDDQGRALEYEIAVVARVRLTDRKTEKALFENPSFLFRQPYPVAATSASYVDIENAAIEAMARPFARSLVSTILEGF comes from the coding sequence GTGAAGCGTCGGGCGTTGCTCGGGGCGCTCCTCGCCGTGGCGGTCGAGGGGTGCGGGTATGCCCTCGTCGGGACGGGGCGCGGCATTCTCCCCGAGGGGACGAGCTCCGTCTTCGTCGAGTCGTTCGCCAACGACACGCCCCGTGTCGGGCTCGAGCAGCGACTGACCGACGCGGTTCTCAGGGAGCTCGCCGGACGGGCGCGCCTTTCCCCGGTCTCCGATCGCTCCACCGCGGACGTCGAGATCTCGGGACGGATCCTCTCCTACCAGGTGAACCCGGTGCGGTTCGACGACCAGGGCCGGGCCTTGGAGTACGAGATCGCGGTGGTGGCCCGCGTGAGGCTCACGGACCGGAAGACGGAGAAGGCCCTCTTCGAGAACCCTTCGTTCCTCTTCCGGCAACCCTACCCGGTCGCCGCCACCAGCGCGAGCTACGTCGACATCGAGAACGCGGCCATCGAGGCGATGGCCCGCCCCTTCGCCCGGAGCCTCGTCTCGACGATCCTCGAAGGCTTCTGA
- a CDS encoding acyl-CoA thioesterase — translation MKVRYAETDAQGVVYHGSYVVWFEVGRTEYCDAAGYPYARMEAEGVNIVVSDLEARYRRPARYGDTVRVATRLAAIRSRGCTFEYRVALPDGVVAVEGQTVHLFVDRASGKPTAVPEPIRAAMTGFAGG, via the coding sequence GTGAAGGTCCGCTACGCCGAGACCGACGCGCAGGGAGTCGTCTACCACGGCTCCTACGTCGTCTGGTTCGAGGTGGGGCGGACGGAGTACTGCGACGCCGCCGGGTACCCCTACGCCCGGATGGAAGCCGAGGGCGTGAACATCGTCGTGAGCGACCTCGAGGCCCGGTACCGCCGTCCGGCCCGCTATGGCGACACCGTCCGGGTGGCGACGCGCCTCGCGGCGATCCGCAGCCGCGGGTGCACGTTCGAATATCGCGTCGCCCTGCCGGATGGCGTGGTTGCGGTGGAGGGGCAGACCGTGCACCTTTTCGTCGACCGGGCATCCGGGAAGCCGACGGCCGTGCCGGAACCGATCCGCGCTGCCATGACGGGATTCGCCGGGGGCTGA
- a CDS encoding ExbD/TolR family protein, with protein MSVKIDDDVEAYSDINVTPLVDVMLVLLIIFMVTAPLLHQGVEVKLPKSVSQNLPTTPEDPLILSITRKEVYYLNETPIPKQQLRDRLKLILKNRKDRSVYLKADRNLPYGVVVETMDVLNRLGVENLGMVTELRSEKGS; from the coding sequence ATGTCCGTCAAGATCGACGACGACGTCGAAGCCTATTCCGACATCAACGTCACCCCTCTGGTCGACGTGATGCTCGTCCTGCTGATCATCTTCATGGTCACGGCGCCCCTCCTTCACCAGGGCGTGGAGGTGAAGCTCCCCAAGTCGGTCTCCCAGAACCTGCCGACGACCCCGGAGGACCCCCTCATCCTCTCGATCACGAGGAAGGAGGTCTACTACCTCAACGAGACGCCGATCCCGAAACAGCAGCTGCGCGACCGTCTGAAGCTGATCCTGAAGAACCGGAAGGACCGCTCCGTCTACCTCAAGGCGGACCGGAACCTGCCCTACGGGGTCGTCGTCGAGACGATGGACGTCCTCAACCGGCTCGGGGTCGAGAATCTCGGGATGGTCACGGAGCTCAGGAGCGAGAAGGGATCGTGA
- the ybgF gene encoding tol-pal system protein YbgF, protein MFALSGCVSGTDIEGLHRHVGDVEKKVDTLAQQNSSKEEVDKLNQNLTKQVSTILRSNADMGTRFDELTRELQTLAGKLEDANRRLAQLSQQIAEAQTRTDGVSAAPAGYGGPGPAPAAGAPPASGGAVALAPGLIPAPATKPSSGRPAPADIYNQALGDYQRGRFDLARQGFEDYVETYPKTDLSDDALYWAAECWSAQKKPREALETFDRLLKAYPQSDKASSAHLRKGLAHLDLGEKAQAIVQLQFVVHEYPTSDEAKSARQRLRALGSDSR, encoded by the coding sequence GTGTTTGCACTGTCCGGCTGTGTCAGCGGGACGGATATCGAGGGTCTCCACCGCCACGTCGGAGACGTCGAGAAGAAGGTCGACACCCTCGCGCAGCAGAACAGCTCGAAGGAAGAGGTCGACAAGCTCAACCAGAACCTGACGAAGCAGGTCTCCACGATTCTCCGTTCCAACGCGGACATGGGGACCCGGTTCGACGAACTGACGCGCGAGCTGCAGACGCTGGCCGGAAAGCTCGAGGATGCGAACAGGCGTCTCGCCCAGCTTTCCCAGCAGATCGCCGAGGCCCAGACCCGGACGGACGGCGTTTCGGCCGCCCCTGCCGGCTACGGCGGCCCCGGACCGGCACCCGCAGCCGGAGCTCCTCCAGCGTCCGGGGGGGCCGTGGCCCTCGCTCCCGGCCTGATACCCGCCCCGGCCACGAAGCCCTCTTCCGGACGCCCCGCTCCCGCCGACATCTACAACCAGGCGCTCGGCGACTACCAGCGCGGTCGCTTCGACCTCGCCCGCCAGGGCTTCGAGGACTACGTCGAGACCTATCCGAAGACCGACCTTTCCGACGACGCCCTCTACTGGGCGGCCGAGTGCTGGTCGGCGCAGAAGAAGCCCCGGGAAGCCCTCGAGACGTTCGACCGGCTCCTGAAGGCCTACCCCCAGAGCGACAAGGCGTCTTCGGCCCACCTGCGCAAGGGCCTCGCCCACCTGGACCTCGGCGAAAAGGCCCAGGCGATCGTCCAGCTCCAGTTCGTCGTTCACGAGTACCCGACGTCGGACGAAGCCAAGAGCGCCCGCCAGCGCCTTCGCGCGCTCGGCTCCGATTCCCGCTGA
- a CDS encoding PD40 domain-containing protein produces MRLAPVVTSLALVLSLAPLTGQQPAPPVAPPAQPTDISLVLSQEGARRIALAVPPATAPVSDIVQRELVEPFHKTLAGDLGISPWFVLADPALHPKGLRPPATREEGDAWIASGAQFLLDTQIRSEGTNVVVSAQLLDLRTLRPILGKSYSAGGASIRRVAHVVANDVVRQFTGKPGPFLTRIVFSSDRDGGRNKELYVMDYDGENQRRITFHRSLSIAPDWSYDGDKVVYQSFVSTPPGLYWFSLAAAPRNKIPLTTELNSAPSFSPDGKSVAYAGSVKGNPEIFVVGLNGSNPRRLTDSSAIDSSPRFSPNGREIAFTSNRQGTPQIYLMDLEGSNVRKLTLTGNWSDEPAFSPDGGRLAYACRNDGDFQICILDLTTGRTVQISSGPGAHENPSWSPDGSRIAWELQRGRSTQIVSAGIDGSGFKVLTAAGNNGYPVWQRTTE; encoded by the coding sequence ATGCGTCTTGCTCCCGTCGTAACGAGCCTCGCGCTCGTTCTCTCCCTCGCCCCCCTCACCGGGCAGCAGCCGGCCCCGCCGGTCGCCCCGCCCGCGCAGCCCACCGATATCTCACTCGTCCTCTCCCAGGAGGGGGCCCGGCGCATCGCGCTGGCCGTGCCGCCCGCGACCGCTCCCGTGTCCGACATCGTCCAGCGGGAGCTCGTCGAGCCCTTCCACAAGACGCTCGCAGGCGACCTCGGCATCTCTCCCTGGTTCGTCCTCGCCGACCCCGCGCTCCATCCGAAGGGGCTCCGGCCGCCCGCCACGCGCGAGGAGGGGGACGCCTGGATCGCCTCGGGCGCCCAGTTCCTCCTGGACACGCAGATCCGGTCGGAGGGGACGAACGTCGTCGTCTCGGCGCAGCTCCTCGACCTCAGGACCCTGCGGCCGATCCTGGGCAAGTCCTACTCGGCCGGTGGCGCGTCGATCCGGAGGGTCGCCCACGTCGTCGCCAACGACGTCGTCCGTCAGTTCACGGGAAAGCCGGGGCCTTTCCTGACCCGGATCGTCTTCAGCTCCGACCGGGACGGGGGGCGCAATAAAGAGCTCTACGTCATGGACTACGACGGCGAGAACCAGCGGCGCATCACGTTCCACCGTTCGCTCTCCATCGCCCCCGACTGGTCCTACGACGGCGACAAGGTCGTCTACCAGTCCTTCGTGAGCACCCCTCCGGGCCTCTACTGGTTCTCGCTCGCGGCCGCGCCGCGCAACAAGATTCCCCTCACCACCGAGCTGAACTCGGCGCCGTCGTTCTCCCCCGACGGCAAGAGCGTCGCCTACGCTGGAAGCGTCAAGGGCAACCCCGAGATCTTCGTCGTCGGGCTGAACGGGTCCAACCCGCGGCGCCTGACGGACTCCTCCGCCATCGACTCCAGCCCCCGCTTCTCTCCGAACGGGCGGGAGATCGCCTTCACGTCGAACCGGCAGGGCACCCCGCAGATCTACCTGATGGACCTCGAAGGATCCAACGTCAGGAAGCTCACCCTGACCGGGAACTGGAGCGACGAGCCGGCGTTTTCCCCCGACGGCGGCCGGCTCGCCTACGCGTGCCGGAACGACGGGGACTTTCAGATCTGCATCCTCGACCTGACGACGGGCAGGACGGTTCAGATATCCAGCGGGCCGGGCGCTCACGAGAACCCGTCCTGGTCGCCGGACGGATCCCGGATCGCATGGGAGCTCCAGAGGGGGCGGTCGACGCAGATCGTCTCCGCCGGAATCGACGGATCGGGCTTCAAGGTCCTGACGGCGGCCGGAAACAACGGCTACCCGGTCTGGCAACGGACGACGGAATGA
- the rpsT gene encoding 30S ribosomal protein S20 — MANTKQAKKRAAQNDRLKTRNRAVKSQTRRTVKATRAAAPDKAKEMLPKAASSLDVAVRKGVLHKNTAARLKSRLATGANKKVAKAD; from the coding sequence ATGGCCAACACGAAACAGGCGAAGAAGCGTGCCGCCCAGAACGACAGGCTCAAGACGCGCAACCGCGCGGTGAAGAGCCAGACCCGCCGCACGGTCAAGGCGACCCGGGCCGCCGCACCCGACAAGGCGAAGGAGATGCTGCCCAAGGCCGCCTCCAGCCTCGACGTCGCGGTCCGCAAGGGCGTCCTCCACAAGAACACGGCCGCGCGCCTCAAGTCGCGCCTCGCCACCGGCGCCAACAAGAAGGTCGCCAAGGCAGACTGA
- the pal gene encoding peptidoglycan-associated lipoprotein Pal, giving the protein MLKPFRSVGLFLAAGLLVTAGCCTKKPAPAPAPEVKAEPTPTAVPVPTEAPIAVPVPEPVVETLPSDLAELNKKGYLKDVFFDYDQYDIRGDQRDAMAGNAEWLRKWPTVKLQVEGHCDERGSNKYNMALGDKRANAARDYLVSLGIDASRITTISYGEERPFVEGQDESAWSQNRRGHFVITAK; this is encoded by the coding sequence ATGTTGAAGCCGTTCAGGTCCGTGGGTCTTTTTCTCGCCGCTGGCCTGCTCGTGACCGCGGGTTGCTGCACGAAGAAGCCCGCCCCCGCTCCGGCGCCCGAGGTCAAGGCCGAGCCCACCCCGACGGCGGTGCCCGTTCCGACCGAGGCGCCGATCGCCGTTCCCGTTCCGGAGCCCGTCGTCGAGACGCTGCCGTCCGACCTCGCCGAGCTCAACAAGAAGGGCTACCTCAAGGACGTCTTCTTCGACTACGACCAGTACGACATCCGCGGCGACCAGCGCGACGCGATGGCAGGCAACGCCGAGTGGCTCCGCAAGTGGCCCACGGTCAAGCTCCAGGTCGAAGGTCACTGCGACGAGCGCGGCTCCAACAAGTACAACATGGCGCTCGGCGACAAGCGCGCCAATGCCGCGCGCGACTACCTCGTCTCGCTCGGGATCGACGCGAGCCGCATCACGACGATCTCGTACGGCGAGGAGCGGCCCTTCGTCGAGGGTCAGGACGAATCCGCATGGTCGCAGAACCGCCGCGGCCACTTCGTCATCACCGCGAAGTGA